The stretch of DNA TTAGTACTATTGAGAACAGTTGGCTGTAACACTTTTGATCCACCGGGCTGCTCCACAACTTTTCCTGTGACAGGGGCTGATAAGCAAGGTTCCGCTAAAGAcctattataaatatttcaaattggaATTGGGGCAGATTCCTTTtctgaaattgaatttaaagcaGCACCCAATCCCATTCTCTCAGTTGTTTACGCTTAGGACtcacttagctgttttttactACTAACTTGTTCACTTACCGCGTCGAAGCCCTCAGTGAGTTGTTTTAATACTCCAAAAAGATTCTTAAAACCGTCAAAAGTCTGACTCATAAAGCCATCTCAAGTTCCAGTTCGCTGCGGGGTTCAATGTAATTTCTAATTCAGCAAACGAATCCTGCACATTTGGCTTACATGATTGTATCGCAGAGCCAGCAGAAAATAATGATGACCCTAGgatcaaatgaaaacacaaaatgaTTAAATGATTGTGAAACactacatatgtatgtacgaACACAGTTAGACAAGGCGCAAAAAGTAGAGCGAGAGGAAGAGGGATTAAAATGTTACAGAAATTTACTCGTGcaatgttacaaaaacaaaaaaactcgGAGCACTGGAAGGCATGCACACAAAAATGAAACTACAATTAGGATTAGCCAATGTACAatacaattattaaaactcTAATAGTGACCACAGATTCAAAAGAAAAGCCTAGTTAAGCTCAGCTATGTTAAAAGTAATACACCAGTACtttcagaaattaatcaaaaatttgaCTAAATCACAGAGCACAAGAAAAGCACAATCGATCATAAGCGACGCTAAATCAATAAGTATAATTAAGTTGTTGGTACTTCTAACTCGCCATCATTCAACTCCGCTGAATAAAACCGCAGAATTctcttcctttttttatgtGCCACAGCCGTTCAGATCAGCTGTAATCGGAtggtggatgtgctctgtaGGAATCGGAGTattatatgaacaaaaatgCCTATTGTTTCCCACGAATGGGCTGTGTGGGAAGAGAGTATACGAATCGATTTTGTTTCCATCTCCAGTTGTGCCCTTCTGTGTGGGAATGTGGTATTATTTCTATGTGTGTATATCGCGTTTCATTCCATAAGTTCCAATCATTcattaagcattttaattacGATCGGTTCCTAACAAAAGAACgagaaaatgtgaaaaatattattcgtttgtaattaaaaagaagAGTTTGATGTCCATACACATACTCTCTGCCAAATAGTCAAGTATCATTTTATGGACCGGGCCCcgataaataaattgtttatcaAAAGCCCTAATAAAAGGAGTACATTGTGTTCGCATTCACACACGCATGCACGCCTATGGTTATTTGTTTGAtagcaacacaaaaaaaaatttaaaaaaagtttgaaatcCAATCAGCTTTTATTAAAGTTTGtggaaattaaacaaaatcttGAAGAATATACAGTTGTAAAACCTTAAAtgcattaattttttacattaaattaaaggacatacaatatttaattgcaaacaCTGGAACCATGCAGAGACTAGCTGAACCACATCAAATGATTGCCTATATGATTGAATTGTACCTAATTAAAACAAGGACTATTAAAGCTTAACACTACTTAACAAGACATATTTAGTTaccttaaaaattaattcgttaaaaaaattttaaaattgctgcAACGCTGTCGTTGAAGCTGAGAACATAcgtgtaataaaatttatttaacatataaTGAAGTTACTAGAGAGTTCACGTTTCGAGGCAATCAACAACGCACTTTCTATACAAACAAGTGGTATCACAATCTTCGGTCGTATAGAAAGTTACTCATGGTAAGTTCCTTAGAacacataaaacatttttaaatttgtatttatttcagcAAAATGGTTGCAGCCGAGAAAGTGTTGTATAAACGATTTACAGTAGACACTCATGGGCATGACCTTCAGGCGCTATCACCCCCCCAAACTTTGACTGACTTTTCGCCCAACTTTCGCCGGCACAACAGTCAATCTGGAGATGAAGGAATAACTCTTTGCGACACTATCTCCagaaaaacattgttttacCTAATTGCTACTTTAAACGCGTCGTTTGAGCCTGACTACGATTTTTCCGACGCTAAGGTAATTAttgctttttatacccttgcagagcgtATTTTAGTCAAAAGTTTACAATGCAATTCCGATCCTGTAAAGTATATaatcttgatcagcatcactaggacaGTCGATcgagccatgtccgtctgtctgccAATCTGTCAGTTTTTACGCAACCTAGTCTTTAAgttttatagcctgattccattggcgcattaaaacgcatttagcctaatgcgcatttatttacacagggaatcccataaggctaaatgccgcatttaaaataaatgcgatttttaaatgcgattaaaa from Drosophila gunungcola strain Sukarami chromosome 2R unlocalized genomic scaffold, Dgunungcola_SK_2 000015F, whole genome shotgun sequence encodes:
- the LOC128256336 gene encoding repressor of RNA polymerase III transcription MAF1 homolog, which codes for MKLLESSRFEAINNALSIQTSGITIFGRIESYSCKMVAAEKVLYKRFTVDTHGHDLQALSPPQTLTDFSPNFRRHNSQSGDEGITLCDTISRKTLFYLIATLNASFEPDYDFSDAKSHEFSKEPSLQWVMNSIHSNLSALAGDQYQVIRQPLWSAVDDEVNLSECDIYSYNPDLSCDPFGEPGCLWSFNYFFYNKKLKRIVFFTSRAVNSLYAGETSDFSMEEDVY